The following proteins come from a genomic window of Ursus arctos isolate Adak ecotype North America unplaced genomic scaffold, UrsArc2.0 scaffold_12, whole genome shotgun sequence:
- the HMGCS2 gene encoding hydroxymethylglutaryl-CoA synthase, mitochondrial has product MQRLLTSVKRVLQVKTAMQEAFISPASLLPTAHQRFSTIPAVPLAKTDTWPKDVGILALEVYFPAQYVDQTDLEKYNNVEAGRYTVGLGQTHMGFCSVQEDINSLCLTVVQQLMERTQLPWDSVGRLEVGTETIIDKSKAVKTVLMELFQDSGNTDIEGIDTTNACYGGTASLFNAANWVESSSWDGRYAMVVCGDIAVYPRGNARPTGGAGAVAMLVGPKAPLALERGLRGTHMENVYDFYKPDVATEYPIVDGKLSIQCYLRALDRCYTLYRQKIQNQWKQAGIDRPFTLDDLQFMIFHTPFCKMVQKSLARLMFNDFLSASSDTQTSLYKELEAFRGLTLEETYTNKDMDKALQKASLDTFNKKTKASLYLSTHNGNTYTSSLYGCLASLLSRYSAQDLAGSRIGAFSYGSGLAASFFSFRVSKDASPGSPLEKLVSSMSDLPKRLASRKRMSPQEFTEIMDQREQFYHKVNFSPPGDTSSLFPGTWYLEQVDELYRRKYARRPV; this is encoded by the exons ATGCAACGGCTGTTGACTTCAGTGAAACGGGTCTTGCAAGTGAAGACAGCAATGCAAGAAGCCTTCATCTCACCTGCTAGCCTTCTTCCAACAGCCCACCAAAG GTTTTCTACCATCCCTGCTGTCCCCTTGGCCAAAACAGATACTTGGCCAAAGGACGTGGGCATCCTTGCCCTGGAGGTCTATTTCCCAGCCCAGTATGTGGACCAAACAGACCTGGAGAAGTATAACAATGTGGAAGCAGGGAGGTACACGGTGGGTTTGGGCCAAACCCATATGGGCTTCTGCTCAGTCCAGGAGGACATCAACTCCCTGTGCCTGACCGTGGTGCAGCAGCTGATGGAGCGCACGCAGCTCCCATGGGACTCTGTGGGACGGCTGGAAGTGGGCACTGAAACCATCATTGACAAGTCCAAGGCTGTCAAAACAGTGCTCATGGAGCTTTTCCAGGATTCAGGCAACACTGACATCGAGGGCATAGATACCACCAATGCCTGCTACGGTGGCACTGCCTCCCTCTTCAATGCTGCCAACTGGGTGGAGTCCAGCTCCTGGGATG GTCGCTATGCAATGGTGGTCTGCGGAGACATTGCAGTCTATCCCAGGGGTAACGCTCGCCCCACAGGTGGGGCCGGAGCTGTGGCCATGCTGGTTGGGCCCAAGGCCCCTCTGGCCCTCGAGAGAG GGCTTAGAGGAACCCACATGGAGAACGTATATGACTTCTACAAACCAGATGTGGCTACAGAGTACCCAATAGTGGATGGGAAGCTCTCCATCCAGTGCTACCTACGGGCCTTGGACAGATGTTACACATTATACCGTCAAAAAATCCAGAACCAGTGGAAACAAG CTGGCATCGATCGGCCTTTCACTCTTGATGACTTACAGTTTATGATCTTTCACACACCCTTCTGCAAAATGGTCCAGAAATCCCTGGCTCGCCTGATGTTCAATGACTTCCTGTCAGCCAGCAGTGACACACAGACCAGCCTCTATAAGGAGCTGGAGGCCTTCAG GGGGTTAACACTGGAAGAAACCTACACCAACAAGGACATGGATAAAGCACTTCAAAAGGCCTCCCTGGACACGTTCAACAAGAAAACCAAGGCCTCCCTTTACCTCTCCACTCACAACGGGAATACATACACCTCATCCTTATATGGGTGTCTGGCCTCCCTTCTCTCCCG GTATTCTGCCCAAGACTTGGCTGGCTCCAGAATTGGAGCCTTCTCTTATGGCTCTGGCTTGGCAGCAAGTTTTTTTTCATTTCGAGTGTCCAAGGATGCTTCTCCAG gATCCCCCCTGGAGAAGCTGGTGTCTAGTATGTCAGACCTGCCAAAACGCCTTGCCTCCCGGAAGCGTATGTCTCCTCAGGAATTCACAGAAATAATGGACCAAAGAGAACAATTCTACCATAAGG TGAATTTCTCACCACCTGGTGACACGAGCAGTCTTTTCCCCGGCACGTGGTACCTGGAGCAAGTGGATGAGCTGTATCGCCGGAAGTATGCCCGACGACCAGTCTAA